The following proteins come from a genomic window of Diadema setosum chromosome 20, eeDiaSeto1, whole genome shotgun sequence:
- the LOC140243766 gene encoding galanin receptor 2a-like produces MALKQHEAVFQLLSVNSTYHMVGSQTPPRYTEGEGMLTYVQGNITEVTDRPDTNASCPGFHDAWTWKAIEWNWFIILRLSLTLAGIMGNSLVILIHYKSQNVRGTDRLIAGLAVADLLCSIFLTPIPTAARLSHNWVGHMYCKLVFSNVFVWIPFIASMYTLCMISLERFFAIVYPFVYRAKITPSRIKYVFIPIWLLAFVFNIGSFVVNSVHPETCECVVEFPNQLGKMFQGIVLFVFEYVIPIGVMLFAHVRTIRELHREARALKNSRMDSSCLTLNLLQARERVLQMLFVVVMTFIICWTPDQLCYLFYSIGVFDDNFLHSPLYMAFLLLAYVNSCANPFIYTARNPEFRHAIKVLFRKAARVQQVFNTSEWIHDRTDEVVNELGNGTVVESRV; encoded by the coding sequence ATGGCGCTAAAGCAGCATGAAGCAGTATTTCAATTGTTGAGCGTGAATTCAACGTACCACATGGTGGGCTCACAGACGCCCCCACGCTACACAGAAGGAGAAGGCATGCTGACGTACGTACAAGGAAATATTACTGAGGTGACTGACAGGCCAGACACTAACGCCTCGTGCCCAGGATTTCATGACGCCTGGACCTGGAAAGCTATAGAATGGAATTGGTTCATCATTCTTCGCCTTAGTTTGACCCTTGCTGGAATCATGGGAAACTCGTTGGTCATTCTGATTCACTACAAGTCGCAAAACGTTCGCGGAACGGATCGTTTAATCGCTGGATTAGCCGTCGCCGATCTCTTGTGCTCGATATTCCTGACGCCGATACCAACCGCAGCTAGATTATCTCACAACTGGGTTGGCCACATGTACTGTAAGCTCGTGTTCTCCAATGTGTTCGTGTGGATTCCTTTCATTGCGTCTATGTACACGCTCTGTATGATATCGCTTGAACGGTTCTTTGCCATAGTTTATCCATTTGTGTATCGCGCAAAGATCACGCCTTCACGAATCAAATATGTCTTTATCCCAATCTGGCTTCTCGCTTTCGTCTTTAATATCGGTAGTTTCGTCGTCAATTCAGTACATCCAGAAACGTGTGAGTGTGTTGTAGAATTTCCGAATCAGCTTGGTAAGATGTTCCAAGGCATTGTCCTGTTCGTGTTCGAGTACGTCATCCCAATCGGAGTGATGCTCTTTGCTCACGTGAGGACGATACGAGAGCTTCACAGAGAAGCCCGCGCACTGAAAAACAGTCGAATGGACTCGTCCTGCTTGACTCTCAACCTGCTACAAGCACGGGAGCGAGTACTCCAAATGTTGTTCGTTGTCGTGATGACTTTTATTATTTGCTGGACTCCGGACCAGTTGTGTTATCTCTTTTACAGCATCGGTGTATTTGATGACAACTTCTTACATAGCCCTCTCTACATGGCGTTCCTTCTCCTTGCCTATGTGAACTCGTGTGCCAACCCGTTCATCTACACGGCCAGGAACCCGGAGTTTCGGCACGCCATTAAGGTGCTCTTCCGCAAAGCGGCTCGAGTCCAGCAGGTATTCAACACCTCTGAGTGGATCCATGATCGAACTGATGAGGTCGTGAACGAACTCGGCAATGGAACGGTGGTCGAAAGTCGTGTTTGA